One genomic window of Planctomonas sp. JC2975 includes the following:
- a CDS encoding sugar-binding domain-containing protein: MNSSDELLAVRAAELYYDEGRTQDEIGAALHITRWKVGRLLAQARAAGIVRIEIVHPRARRVLAEQAVKKRYGLNDIVVASSAGVSSPDELQRRVAQAAADYLAAMRPAPQTLGVSWGRTMHDVAACLPRGWAHGVGVVQINGGLSLTKYGDTASATALVIAQKAAGSAHVLPIPAILEHTATKRSIERDRAIAGVLDRAAHAEAYLFSAGVAGADSALVHSGYLTAAEVDALVCKGAVGDVIGRFVGADGKPVDAELDSRTVGLSLDRIKAAKTAIAVVAGDGKHEVARALVTNGLCTVLITDDQTAAALLEEPAVADQTLGKQAS, encoded by the coding sequence ATGAACTCCTCAGACGAACTGCTCGCCGTGCGGGCCGCAGAGCTGTATTACGACGAGGGACGCACGCAGGACGAGATCGGAGCCGCGCTGCACATCACGCGCTGGAAGGTCGGTCGCCTGCTGGCGCAGGCGCGGGCCGCCGGCATCGTGCGCATCGAGATCGTGCATCCGCGCGCCCGCCGCGTGCTCGCCGAGCAGGCGGTGAAGAAGCGGTACGGACTGAACGACATCGTCGTCGCCTCGTCGGCCGGCGTCTCCTCGCCCGACGAGCTGCAACGCCGTGTCGCCCAGGCCGCCGCCGACTACCTCGCTGCGATGCGCCCTGCACCCCAGACGCTCGGCGTGAGCTGGGGCCGCACGATGCACGACGTCGCGGCATGCCTTCCGCGAGGATGGGCGCACGGCGTCGGCGTCGTGCAGATCAACGGCGGGCTCAGCCTCACGAAGTACGGGGACACCGCGTCGGCGACGGCGCTCGTGATCGCGCAGAAGGCGGCGGGATCCGCTCACGTGCTGCCGATCCCCGCCATCCTCGAGCACACCGCCACCAAGCGCAGCATCGAGCGGGACCGCGCCATCGCCGGCGTGCTCGACCGGGCGGCGCACGCAGAGGCGTACCTGTTCAGCGCCGGCGTCGCCGGTGCGGACTCCGCGCTCGTGCACAGCGGATACCTGACGGCCGCGGAGGTTGACGCGCTCGTCTGCAAGGGAGCGGTCGGCGACGTCATCGGCCGCTTCGTCGGTGCGGACGGCAAGCCCGTCGACGCGGAACTGGACTCGCGAACGGTCGGCCTCTCGCTCGACCGCATCAAGGCCGCCAAGACGGCGATCGCGGTCGTCGCAGGCGATGGCAAGCACGAGGTCGCGAGAGCGTTGGTCACCAACGGCCTCTGCACGGTGCTCATCACCGACGACCAGACGGCCGCCGCCCTGCTCGAAGAGCCGGCCGTCGCGGACCAGACCCTCGGAAAGCAGGCGTCATGA
- the deoC gene encoding deoxyribose-phosphate aldolase, producing MTLDLARTVVGTELSERSLRGFVLGLPGVDAVGLEQRAASLATRSIKTTSKKQALDTIVSLIDLTTLEGADTPGKVRSLAAKAVLPDPSDPTCPRVAAVCVYGDLVPVAVEALGAAHVASGGTVSVAAVATAFPSGRASLNVKLADTADAVAGGADEIDMVIDRGAFLSGRYTEVFDEIVAVKEACRRPDGSSAHLKVILETGELATYDNVRRASWLAILAGADFIKTSTGKVSPAATLPVTLLMLEVVRDWHRLTGELVGVKPAGGIRTSKDAVRYLVTVAETAGERWLDPHLFRFGASSLLNDVLLQRQKLTTGHYSGADYVTID from the coding sequence ATGACCCTCGACCTCGCCCGCACCGTCGTCGGCACCGAGCTCAGCGAGCGCAGCCTGCGCGGATTCGTGCTCGGGCTGCCGGGAGTGGACGCCGTCGGCCTCGAGCAGCGCGCCGCATCTCTCGCGACGCGGTCCATCAAGACGACGTCGAAGAAGCAGGCGCTGGACACGATCGTGTCCCTCATCGACCTGACTACGCTCGAGGGCGCCGACACCCCCGGCAAGGTGCGATCCCTCGCCGCCAAGGCCGTGCTGCCGGATCCGTCGGACCCGACCTGTCCGCGCGTCGCGGCCGTGTGCGTGTACGGGGACCTCGTGCCCGTCGCCGTCGAGGCGCTCGGTGCCGCGCACGTCGCCTCAGGCGGCACGGTGTCCGTCGCCGCCGTCGCGACGGCGTTCCCGAGCGGGCGTGCCTCGCTGAACGTGAAGCTTGCGGACACCGCCGACGCGGTGGCCGGCGGTGCCGATGAGATCGACATGGTCATCGACCGTGGCGCCTTCCTCTCTGGCCGCTACACCGAGGTGTTCGACGAGATCGTGGCCGTCAAGGAGGCCTGCCGCCGTCCCGACGGCTCGAGCGCCCACCTCAAGGTCATCCTGGAGACCGGCGAACTCGCCACCTACGACAACGTTCGGCGAGCGTCTTGGCTGGCGATCCTGGCCGGCGCGGACTTCATCAAGACGTCCACCGGAAAGGTGTCGCCGGCGGCGACGCTCCCGGTGACGCTGCTGATGCTCGAGGTGGTGCGGGACTGGCATCGCCTCACCGGCGAACTCGTCGGGGTCAAGCCGGCCGGCGGCATCCGCACGTCGAAGGATGCCGTTCGCTACCTCGTCACGGTCGCGGAGACCGCGGGCGAACGCTGGCTCGACCCTCACCTGTTCCGCTTCGGCGCGTCCAGCCTGCTCAACGACGTGCTGCTGCAACGACAGAAGCTGACGACCGGTCATTACTCCGGCGCCGACTACGTGACCATCGACTAG